A single window of Chitinophaga sp. XS-30 DNA harbors:
- a CDS encoding protein-disulfide reductase DsbD domain-containing protein — MKSITLFVLFTCLAGFAVAQNSYPVSWEFRSEQTAPLTYRIILQATVKAPYHIYPRQASGGMGLPTEITFGENDNVAFVDEIQEKGMEQKDGETLAYYAKGATFTQTITLKSEKPTSVSITIKYMACTKQMCLPPAEKQYTLAINHKGEAGAAEKLP; from the coding sequence ATGAAATCAATTACACTGTTTGTATTATTTACCTGCCTGGCGGGTTTCGCTGTAGCGCAAAACAGTTATCCCGTATCCTGGGAGTTCAGGTCTGAACAGACTGCCCCGCTCACTTACCGGATTATTCTCCAGGCAACCGTGAAAGCGCCATACCACATATATCCCCGGCAGGCTTCCGGCGGTATGGGACTGCCCACGGAGATCACTTTCGGGGAGAATGACAATGTTGCGTTTGTGGATGAGATCCAGGAAAAGGGTATGGAACAAAAGGATGGGGAAACATTGGCATACTATGCAAAAGGTGCGACCTTCACGCAAACGATTACACTCAAATCCGAAAAGCCGACTTCGGTTTCCATTACTATCAAGTACATGGCCTGTACCAAACAAATGTGCCTTCCGCCCGCTGAAAAGCAATATACATTAGCCATCAATCACAAGGGCGAAGCCGGAGCGGCGGAAAAATTGCCTTAG
- a CDS encoding FecR domain-containing protein — MDTNRMNSLYRAYLDSNMSPEELEEFRQVILDTSQEAALDQRMEEHWNELADDALAFLPEDRADEVFNRIVEHRVPAAGRIRLWPRVAVAAAAVGVIILGISLYTARQTADPVARAENQVDIPAGTTGATLTLSNGKKIRLSEAADGELAEEAGVVIHKSPGGRLVYEVKGAKGASAGVNKLSTARGETYQIRLPDGSDVWLNSASSLVFSSGLISNGKRVVQLEGEAYFEVAKEKQHPFIVQSNGQEIEVVGTHFNVNAYPDEPVVTTTLLEGAVDVSAGGIKRRIKPGEQALNKAGRITVQQTDTDNVTDWKNGDFALNNIAFKAAMRKIARWYDMEIIYDDAVPDNLESGGWISRQKPLAAVLKSIESSGLVKFRVEGRKIYVTR; from the coding sequence ATGGATACGAATAGGATGAATTCGCTGTACCGGGCATACCTGGACAGCAATATGAGCCCTGAAGAGCTGGAGGAGTTCCGGCAGGTGATCCTGGATACCAGCCAGGAAGCTGCATTGGATCAGCGGATGGAGGAACATTGGAACGAACTGGCGGACGATGCGTTGGCATTTCTGCCGGAGGACAGGGCAGATGAGGTTTTCAACCGTATTGTGGAACACCGGGTCCCGGCTGCCGGACGGATCAGGCTTTGGCCGCGCGTGGCGGTGGCTGCTGCCGCCGTTGGTGTGATCATCCTCGGAATATCGCTGTACACGGCCAGGCAGACTGCTGACCCGGTTGCCCGGGCCGAAAACCAGGTAGATATTCCTGCGGGTACTACCGGCGCCACGCTGACCTTATCGAATGGGAAAAAGATCAGGCTTTCGGAAGCCGCCGACGGCGAGTTGGCCGAAGAAGCCGGCGTGGTAATCCACAAGTCGCCGGGTGGGCGCCTGGTTTATGAAGTGAAAGGGGCCAAAGGGGCATCCGCGGGAGTCAACAAGTTGTCGACCGCCCGGGGAGAAACGTATCAGATCCGCCTTCCGGACGGCTCGGACGTCTGGCTGAATTCAGCCTCCAGCCTGGTCTTTTCCTCCGGTCTGATCAGCAACGGAAAGCGTGTGGTACAGCTGGAAGGGGAAGCCTATTTTGAAGTAGCGAAGGAAAAACAGCATCCTTTCATCGTACAAAGCAATGGCCAGGAGATCGAAGTGGTAGGTACACATTTCAATGTCAACGCCTATCCTGATGAGCCGGTCGTAACCACCACATTACTGGAAGGCGCCGTTGACGTTAGCGCCGGCGGGATCAAACGGAGGATCAAACCTGGTGAACAGGCCCTGAACAAGGCAGGCCGGATAACAGTACAGCAAACGGATACGGATAACGTCACCGATTGGAAAAACGGTGATTTCGCATTGAACAACATTGCGTTTAAAGCAGCCATGCGAAAGATCGCCAGGTGGTATGATATGGAAATTATTTATGATGACGCTGTTCCGGACAACCTGGAGTCAGGTGGCTGGATCTCCAGGCAAAAACCGCTCGCTGCGGTGCTTAAATCAATTGAGTCTTCCGGTTTGGTGAAGTTCCGGGTGGAAGGCCGGAAAATTTATGTAACACGATAG
- a CDS encoding RNA polymerase sigma-70 factor → MGLLPADDERELLAGVAGRDHQAFRVIYDNYGRKVYTYALQLLHSASEAEEMVQEVFLKLWLMGDRVLEIANLEAYLRTLTKHRSLNVLRRMVLEGKIEKALGKDWREETNDMEDEILIRDVRKVLNRAIDALPRQQREVYILCQQQGLKYEEAAERLGLSPLTVQTHVKRALRSVRSYVKDHADIAAILIILKLI, encoded by the coding sequence ATGGGTCTTCTCCCTGCAGACGATGAAAGGGAATTATTAGCCGGCGTGGCCGGACGGGATCACCAGGCGTTCCGTGTCATTTACGATAATTATGGCAGGAAGGTCTATACCTATGCATTGCAGTTGTTGCATTCAGCGTCTGAGGCGGAGGAAATGGTCCAGGAAGTATTTCTGAAGCTTTGGCTAATGGGGGATCGCGTGCTGGAGATCGCCAACCTCGAGGCCTATTTAAGGACCCTGACGAAGCACCGGTCTTTAAATGTGCTGCGCCGGATGGTTTTGGAGGGGAAGATCGAAAAGGCTTTGGGGAAAGACTGGCGGGAGGAAACCAATGATATGGAGGACGAGATCCTGATCAGGGATGTACGCAAGGTGCTGAACAGGGCCATAGATGCATTGCCCAGGCAGCAAAGGGAAGTTTATATATTATGCCAGCAACAGGGACTCAAATACGAAGAAGCGGCGGAACGCCTGGGTTTATCCCCGCTGACTGTTCAAACCCACGTCAAACGGGCCCTTAGATCTGTCAGGTCTTATGTTAAAGACCATGCCGACATAGCGGCAATTTTAATCATATTAAAGTTGATATAG